From Candoia aspera isolate rCanAsp1 chromosome 4, rCanAsp1.hap2, whole genome shotgun sequence, a single genomic window includes:
- the KREMEN2 gene encoding kremen protein 2 → MPWGVVGFLLVLLQGSWTLQRAELSECFMVNGADYRGLQNRTAPGTAGRPCLYWNQTREHAYNTAKYPNGEWGLGSHNYCRNPDGDVQPWCYISENEEGIYWKYCDISTCHMPGYVGCFLDSGTPPALSGSSGTSTKLTVQVCLSFCRKRGYKFAGVEAGYACFCGHEGDVQHSQQVSAVECDQVCFGKSSELCGGDGRIGIYNVSMGACQGNFSDLSGVIYSPQFPDDYEANSNCSWVLYPTGCDSVELSFRIFDVHDPNDRLEVRDGHSNLLLAQFDGRRRPGPPLLFPTDYLSLSFQSDQFLQAQGFAILYRGVKASSVNLRTLPGDGSHLVPTSSDWLNSTWTYSANDSAIGVGAWVMYTATGTFILAIIIVSYHLRKRTCLFVQKKTGNSLVPFSSKGPRNRCQCLGGEAWAVAYRHTRVVICTTRGAPHHRPLHNGGRVAGGDDETSSDCSCLCHSYENLSSTNQSSLKSLISTI, encoded by the exons ATGCCCTGGGGAGTCGTAGGTTTCCTGCTGGTGCTCCTTCAAGGGTCGTGGACTCTGCAGAGAGCAG AATTGTCTGAATGTTTTATGGTGAATGGAGCTGATTATCGGGGACTGCAGAACAGAACTGCGCCTGGAACTGCTGGGCGACCCTGTCTCTACTGGAACCAGACCCGAGAGCATGCCTACAACACGGCCAAGTACCCCAATGGCGAGTGGGGGCTGGGCAGTCACAATTACTGCCGAAACCCAGACGGTGATGTCCAGCCCTGGTGCTACATCTCAGAGAATGAGGAAGGGATCTACTGGAAATATTGTGACATCTCAACCTGCCACA TGCCTGGATATGTTGGTTGCTTCCTGGACTCTGGTACTCCCCCAGCACTAAGTGGGAGCAGCGGCACCTCCACCAAGCTCACAGTGCAAGTTTGCCTCAGTTTCTGTCGCAAGCGGGGCTACAAG TTTGCTGGAGTAGAAGCTGGTTATGCCTGTTTCTGTGGTCATGAAGGGGATGTCCAGCACAGCCAGCAAGTGAGTGCTGTGGAATGTGATCAAGTCTGCTTTGGCAAGTCCAGTGaactgtgtgggggagatggtcGGATTGGCATATACAATG TCTCCATGGGGGCTTGTCAGGGGAACTTCAGTGATCTCTCTGGAGTAATCTACTCTCCACAGTTCCCGGATGACTATGAGGCCAACAGCAACTGCAGCTGGGTCCTGTACCCTACAGGCTGTGATTCTGTAGAGCTCAGCTTCCGGATCTTTGACGTGCATGATCCAAACGACCGCCTGGAGGTGCGGGATGGACACAGCAACCTCTTACTGGCCCAGTTTGATGGGCGCCGAAGGCCGGGACCACCTCTGCTCTTCCCCACAGACTATCTTTCCCTCTCCTTCCAGTCAGACCAGTTTCTGCAAGCCCAAGGCTTTGCCATCTTGTATCGAG GAGTGAAAGCTTCCTCGGTCAACTTACGGACCCTTCCAGGTGATGGATCCCATCTGGTCCCCACCTCTTCTGATTGGCTGAACTCCACCTGGACCTACAGTGCCAATGACTCTGCCATTGGGGTTGGAG CTTGGGTGATGTATACGGCCACAGGGACCTTCATCTTAGCCATCATCATCGTCTCATATCATTTGCGCAAGAG gaCCTGCCTTTTTGTGCAAAAGAAGACAGGGAATTCTTTAGTCCCATTCTCCTCCAAAGGGCCACGGAACCGCTGCCAGTGTCTCGGAGGTGAGGCATGGGCTGTAGCCTACCGACATACCCGTGTGGTGATCTGCACCACGCGTGGGGCCCCCCATCACCGTCCTCTGCACAATGGGGGCAGAGTTGCTGGAGGAGACGACGAGACGTCCTCCGATTGCTCGTGCCTGTGCCACAGCTATGAGAACCTTTCTTCCACTAACCAGTCCTCTCTCAAATCTCTCATCTCCACCATCTGA